From the Alteromonas sp. CI.11.F.A3 genome, the window CGTTGCGGTAGAAGTAAGACATTTAGCTTTCTTTGCTAAAGGAAATGAAGAAAAGCAGTTAAACCAATTATTAATTGAGCACAAGGCTAACCGCATTATTATGGATACCCGCGCGTTATTTACCGGCCCTGTTTCAAGGGAAGATACAAGCTCTAGCGACAGTGCGCTTTTACGTGAGGTGCGGAACAAAAAACCTAGAGTGCCAGTGAATGTGATTGCCACTGCGACTAACCCTATTGTTCGTTTTGTAGGGAATGATAATGATGAAGATAATATTGCGTGTTTAACGCCTTGGGTGAACAAAGTTCATCAATGGCGGCTAGAAGGGAAAAGCCCTTATTTTTTCTGTCATAGACCAGATAACAAAGATGCCCCATGGTTAGCGCAACAATTTATTGATTTGTATAATCAGAAATTTCATGAAGTGGCAATACCGAACCTAGCGTTGAAGCAACAACCAAATCAAAACACGTTATTTTGACAGTCAATACCGCACGACGCACTCTCCTAATCGGATTGCTTTTTACTCACATCAATATAAAAATAGGCTAGTGCTTATACATCTGTTCGTATAGACTCCGCCTCCCAGAGTACAGCAATACTCTCGCCCTCTAAGTAAGCGGAAAAATAATGAAAGCATCACAGCATGTGCATGAGGCCTTACGGCTAAAGGCATTGAAAGATTTAAACGTACTTGATACTCCTCCTGATATCCAATTAGATGCGATTACAAAGGCAACGCAAGAGTATTTTGGCTGTAAGATTTGCTTAGTGAGCTTAATTGCTGAAGACCGTCAGTGGTTTAAATCTCGTCAATGTTTAGATGTGTCAGAAACCCCGCGGAATATCTCTTTTTGTACGTATGCTATTGCAGAAGAAGAGTACTTAATCGTGCCAAATGCATTAGAAGATAATCGTTTTTCGAATAATGAACTAGTACAAGGCGCTCCTTTTATACGCGCTTATGCAGGCGCCATTTTACGTTCTCTCGATGGTTATGAGCTAGGTACATTATGTGTAATTCATGACTCTCCCAGAGCATTTAGTGCAGAAGATATCGATAAACTACGTGAGTTTGCCAAGCTTGCAGAAGCGGTGCTAAACAAAAATATCGTTGAGGATATCTAACCCAATAAATAAAGCACCTGATTGGGTGATTTATTGGCTTGGGACAATACGGCTAAATTTGCTTTATGA encodes:
- a CDS encoding DUF72 domain-containing protein, with the translated sequence MTNTNNPAVTKLSTSSALPKVFIGLPQWQHSHWPKTWFASYPKSDNQLVHYAKECNTVEGNTTFYSLPHADAVARWEQSVGSDFSFTFKFNQQITHVHQLLHCEDEVNEQLNILAPLGQKLGVMLLQLPASFGPEKLERLTTFLSFLPPHITVAVEVRHLAFFAKGNEEKQLNQLLIEHKANRIIMDTRALFTGPVSREDTSSSDSALLREVRNKKPRVPVNVIATATNPIVRFVGNDNDEDNIACLTPWVNKVHQWRLEGKSPYFFCHRPDNKDAPWLAQQFIDLYNQKFHEVAIPNLALKQQPNQNTLF
- a CDS encoding GAF domain-containing protein; translation: MKASQHVHEALRLKALKDLNVLDTPPDIQLDAITKATQEYFGCKICLVSLIAEDRQWFKSRQCLDVSETPRNISFCTYAIAEEEYLIVPNALEDNRFSNNELVQGAPFIRAYAGAILRSLDGYELGTLCVIHDSPRAFSAEDIDKLREFAKLAEAVLNKNIVEDI